In one window of Carassius auratus strain Wakin chromosome 28, ASM336829v1, whole genome shotgun sequence DNA:
- the LOC113047359 gene encoding protein FAM171A2-like, whose product SKISLHLSLSAHFVIKSWFAAGLWVRSGAGYIKKEGTQMTWSFVAPNLGYWLAAFPSTSGAGLNTSGLRDITTYHTIFLLAILGAMALLVLILLCLLLYYCRRRCLKPRQHRRKMYLSSTLESSKRDQGTSTSQLNLISGGHMETASSAADHDGIRSDLSSNRDLHSSREDFFRHGPIQRPRNSRMNADTKQGESYPLKTTHSSKTGTRDPLLQEDFSKGYSSAEDSDERRYHHHNAKDNQGYSSDPPSPPPLLPPFTGHYQDHSRDSKPPEYYASAGDPLSRPSSVNTQPGQLIFCHSMEQMKESMYHSMVPTLVIPAHYMHLSSDLSAVEQAMERQQQLQHDMEGIQVSMTLPRQQSQHQNQQQQQQQQQTKQEKEDEDSGQKAEGPSEENWGSDQSTAPVRIPVLFNDSTIAQMNGELQAMTEKKLLELGVKPHPRAWFVSLDGRSNSLVRHSYIELSNEALRAPVGPSSLSQDHRSEALPVRSARSTHRKVKDEGKAKDGGERKAHGKIYSKLPVIETPDSSSESHPAMYSPEENSTAPLLDETSESRGGTFPRKKRSRENSTRSSASEVHRDSVTSPDEDNEADDKDDDGENKKSPWQKREERPLMVFNAK is encoded by the exons AGCAAGATTTCATTGCATTTATCACTGTCTGCTCATTTTGTAATAAAGTCCTGGTTTGCTGCAGGTCTGTGGGTCAGAAGTGGTGCTGGATACATTAAAAAAGAGGGCACTCAGATGACCTGGAGTTTTGTGGCTCCAAATTTAGGATACTGGCTTGCAGCATTTCCCTCAACCTCAG GAGCAGGCCTGAACACCTCTGGTCTAAGGGACATCACTACCTACCACACTATTTTCCTGCTAGCGATTCTGGGTGCCATGGCCCTGCTAGTGCTTATTCTGCTGTGTTTGCTACTGTACTACTGCAG GAGGCGGTGTCTAAAACCTAGGCAGCATCGCCGTAAAATGTACCTCTCATCCACTCTTGAAAGCTCAAAGAGAGACCAGGGGACATCCACTTCCCAGCTAAATCTCATCAGCGGTGGACACATGGAGACGGCCTCATCGGCTGCCGACCATGATGGCATCAGATCTGACCTTTCCTCCAACCGTGATCTCCACAGCTCTCGAGAGGACTTCTTTAGACATGGCCCTATCCAGAGACCACGCAACTCTAGGATGAATGCTGACACAAAGCAAGGAGAGAGCTACCCATTGAAGACCACTCACTCCTCAAAGACAGGAACTCGAGACCCACTCCTGCAGGAAGACTTTAGCAAAGGTTACAGCTCTGCGGAGGACTCTGATGAGCGCAGATACCATCATCACAATGCTAAAGACAACCAAGGCTATTCATCAGACCCACCATCACCACCTCCACTTTTGCCACCATTTACTGGCCACTATCAGGATCACAGTCGGGACAGCAAGCCACCAGAGTATTATGCATCGGCAGGGGATCCCCTCAGTCGGCCCAGTTCCGTAAACACCCAGCCTGGCCAGCTGATCTTCTGTCACTCCATGGAGCAGATGAAGGAGAGCATGTACCACAGCATGGTGCCCACGCTGGTCATCCCTGCACATTATATGCATCTGTCCTCTGACCTTTCAGCGGTGGAGCAGGCAATGGAAAGGCAGCAACAGTTGCAGCATGATATGGAGGGCATCCAGGTTAGCATGACGCTGCCACGGCAACAGAGTCAACaccaaaatcaacaacaacaacaacagcagcagcagaccaaacaagaaaaggaagatgaAGATTCTGGCCAGAAAGCAGAGGGGCCTTCAGAGGAGAACTGGGGATCGGATCAATCCACTGCCCCCGTCCGTATTCCTGTGCTTTTCAATGACTCCACCATTGCGCAAATGAATGGAGAGCTGCAAGCGATGACGGAGAAGAAGCTGCTGGAGCTCGGAGTGAAGCCACACCCTCGTGCCTGGTTCGTTTCCCTTGACGGCCGTTCAAACTCTCTTGTTAGACACTCCTACATTGAGCTAAGCAATGAAGCCTTGCGTGCACCCGTGGGCCCCAGCAGTCTATCCCAGGACCACCGTTCTGAAGCACTCCCCGTGAGATCAGCGAGATCTACTCATAGGAAAGTAAAAGACGAGGGCAAAGCGAAGGACGGAGGTGAAAGAAAAGCTCATGGAAAGATTTATTCCAAGCTTCCCGTTATCGAAACGCCAGACTCGAGCAGCGAGAGCCATCCAGCCATGTACTCACCTGAGGAGAACTCCACAGCACCACTGCTTGACGAGACCTCTGAATCCAGAGGAGGGACGTTCCCTCGTAAAAAACGCAGTCGGGAGAACAGCACCCGCAGTAGTGCCAGCGAGGTCCACAGAGATTCTGTCACCAGTCCTGATGAAGACAATGAAGCTGACGACAAAGATGACGATGGAGAGAATAAGAAGAGCCCCTGGCAAAAGCGTGAAGAAAGGCCCCTCATGGTGTTCAATGCCAAGTAA